The genomic segment ATATACATTAGCATATAtccctatttttttttttttttctttttaaaaacatcGATCAAGTATGATATTATGTCCTGATTCATGATATTCCTTTTTAGAAACCCACATTTGTTGGAATGTTCCCAAGCTAGCTAGAATGGATCCACCTAGCCATGAAGAATATTTTTGTTCTACCAAAGAAgtcatatttaaaattttgaaTTTATTTGATTGTGTAAAacattctttttcttttaatgaGTTATGTAACCTTTCAATAAGTCCAGGGAATAATGAAGAACCTCCTGTAATAACAATAGATTGTAAAAGTTCTTTTCTAATATCAACATCTGTTGATATAATACAATTTATAATTGACTGTGGTAAACCTTTAAAATTGTTTAGTGAAGGTATAGAATGAAATAAATGTTCAGcaatatcatatttatatttatgaatattaattttatatccaTCAGGTAATTCAAAAAATTCTTCTTTTGTACAtgcatcttttatattattctcgttagatatatgtatgttattTTGTTCGTTCAAATTTGTAATGTTTTGtatactattttttttttcttcacatTTGGAatcatcatttataataCGTGTTCTGCAAACGCTTTCTTTCATATATCGAATTACATCTAGAATACATTCTTCTTTATATGAAtgatgtatattataaaatgggTTCACACTATTTTCTAAAGAATTTTCTTGGTATGTATTGCTATTACCATGatgattaatattatcaatattattattatgaccaATATTAttgtgattattattatgaatgcTACCGTTAATGTTGTCGTTAAAGCATGTATGCATATTATCATAACCATTACAATACACAAAATAAggaataatatttacattgtcttttattaattgctcatatattaatttatcaaaatattGTCCTCCAATATTATATTCCAATGAATTTTTCTGAAGAACATATCCTTCATATACTGGATTTATATCCAAAGAATTATATCCTATATCTATAACTAAAGATGTAGATCTCCCTAAACTAAAGGATGTTAACTTTGCTTTCTTTGCAAAATATAATGCaggtatattatatttttcaaataatatttctgTCATCTGTTCTcttattttatgattatgCATATTAAATTCTGTTAATAATATTGGATGTTCCtcaaaatttaaatttaatccACCCAATTTTATAGGATCCATTATTATATCATCAGTACATTCAAATACTTTAGGTATCTCTATACCTTCAATAGAATACTCTAATATCTTTTCAAAAACATCTGCATTTAATTTGatatcatctttattatcatctttataaaataatggtTTGATCCTTATATTCTCAtttctattatataaatttaaaggatattttaattctttataatttatattttttaaagatcCATCCATATAATTTTCGTATTCATCATTCATTTCTCTTTCTCCACATATACTATTCAAAAATATACGTGGCGTATCTTCTTGATTGTGTCCTATTTTACAACTATAAAAACCTAAATCTACTACTAAGGAAGATATATCTTCTCCTCcacataaaaaatttacattttcatcattttttaatttcatatttttttttttttttttttttctttgataTTTAATGTGTTCGTTTCGTAATTAGCTATATGTGtatctcaaaaaaaaaaaaaaaaaaaaaaaaaaaaaaaaaaaaaaattaaaataataaaataataaaataataaaataataaaaaatttaaatataaatataaatataaatataaatataaatataaatataaatgtaaatgtaaatgtaaatatatggatatattgataatatatatatattatatatattttttattattatcctttatgatgatacatatttttcattttataaggCTTCCtcgatttattatttatttaatttatattttctatatatatatatatatataatatatataatatatattatatataattctttaaaaacatattacttttttcaatttttttctttctttatttttattgctattatatataattgtatacCCATGGGtcgtaaagaaaaaatgttaatcatctattattaaatgtaatcatttataatattatatatttcttatttgttttaattaGATTAatgattatacatatatgtaataataaatatatgttaatttatataaataaataaataaataaatatatatatatatatatatatactatagtttatttttatagggATAATtaggtataaaaaaaaaaataaaaaaaaaaaaaatacatatattatatatatatatatatatatatatatatatatataataattattattaataatatattattttagaatattttttaaaaagtgtTCTCTAAATAAGACTTTATAATAATCAGTATGtttgaaaattattattcgAAAAATTTACATACAACATATTtatgaagataaaaaaatagtaataataacaaaatgaataattaaatatagataagaaaaaagtaaaataaaataaaatataaaaaaaaaaaataaaaataagaaaaaaagaaagaaataaggatataaaattttttaacgataatgatttaaaaatgataattatattgtatacatattttagaTATATACTAAGTTGTATTATTAATTGGAATTATAAaaaccatttttttttttttttttttttttattgtattttaattatttttattaggagatatattaatttattatatatcgttcgaattatatatagagagaggatgaaaaatataataatttgtgtACTTGGAtacaatattaattttataagttcattatttcaattttatatttaggaGGATCTATAtccatatattattcattttaaaaatattaaaataaatacatatataaatatataaacatataaaaacagtcttttaaaaattaataagatttatataaaatatggttATAAATcctattttgtattatatcaAAATGATGGTTATGGTTAATTTTTcgtattattctttttataaaaataaaataattaaaattaaacgTATTCTATAAAGTACATTATTATAGTACACCAttcaaatataatttattaaaaatgttaagacacaacaaaaaaaattgtttccctgtactcaaaaaaaaaaaaaaataaaaaaataaataaaaatatatatatatatatatatatatatatatatataatgttgtaCGTTTTATTCTCCCATTTTGGTAAGTCCTAAATATGTACAATATGGtcaattcatatttattctataaatgttaacatttattattttttttaatgtatacatttataaaaattatgaacagttcagataaaattttatcaaaatgttatattttattaaaaaaaaaaaaaaaaaaaaaaatttgttcataattttttatattttttccatatagctattttgaaaaatatatattaactgTGAAAAATTGTGTATACcactataatattttaaaaaaaagtacattatatatatatgttcattaaaAATATCCTCCAAAAAGAGGtataacaaaattataatatttccaCATTTGGACAAATAaggatgtatatatatttttattctatatGTTAAATTCTCACACATTATTACAATTtaaagaaggaaaaaaaaaataaaaataaatagaataatacatatatgtatatatatatatatatattaaatttcatATTATGGAAAAAATATGTTCAACTAGccaaaaataatttatcactataatatatatatatatatataattgtttttttttttttttttttttttttttttttcataatgtaataaaatgTTTTGAACAAATATTTACCTTTACATttaatttcttatatttattataaaaattaaaataacatatatatatatatatatgtacatatatttgtaatgtcttaaaacaacaacaaaaaaaaaaaacaacaatttcataataatatacatgtcatatgttttttttcaaaataataagaccgaataaaaatattcttataGTAAATTTTACAGAACCATCTGTTGCTATAACGTCAAAacttttgtaaaaaaaaaaaaaaaaaaaattttacatgcacataaaaatgaagaaaatgagaATTTTccattgaaaaaaaaaataaaataattaaacaaataaaaaaaaaaatcacaaccaaacaaaacaaaaaaaaacaaatcaaaaccaaacaaaacaaaaaaaaacaaatcaaaACATACCAAACAAATCAAAACATACCATACCAAACaaattcataaatatttattagtcATCAGCATATGATTAATAGatgtattcatataaaaaataaagaatcaGAAAACGTTGAAAACGATAAAATCAAAACGAAAAAAAGAgaggaatatataatttcaaaaagaaacaaatatgatataaataatatatcctcTAATAATTTTGCTAAAAAAGAGAATtcaattttatacatatcatcttatccatatataattacataacataataaaatgaactatgatcataataataatttaataagaaaaaaaatacaagtgaataaaattaaatctCCAAAAGATTTTGTACATTTTCGGAAAGCGAAAACAGTAGAAGGAaatgttaaaataaaaaaccaTGTACTTTTTAATGATAccaaaaaaaatggaaaagaGAAAATCAAAAATTTATCTCGCACATATCAAACTATAGATGATCGTACATTAAATGGaagtaaaaagaataaaaaaaaaaaaattcattataataatttaataaattatcctAAAAAAACAAATCTTCCTTTAGAAGTACATACATATTctgatgaagataatattatatctgACAAATCAGAAAAAGAAactgaagaaaaaataaaatacataaaggACAAGatcttaaataaatataaagatctCTTTGAAAcatacaataatattataaatgtattaattAATAGTAATGAAGAGATCAAAGTTGAATTAAATAGAGAAACTATTTataactttttaaaaatgtcgTATAAATATGctgattataattattctcTTGCATGTGCAATACTTTTATTGATAGATAGGTTAAATTATCCTGACAtagaattaaatgaaaatgaaaaagagggtttagaaaatatatttagatCTTATAGTTATCATactatattatcatataaatatgccTTTAAAGCATATCATCACAACGACAAAgacacaaataataataatgatcacAAAAACAAtcacaacaataataataactgtATTACCTTtcaagtaaaaaaaaatatatgtaaatctATTCGTCATAAAATTAAGAAtcaatttcttttaaattcgGAAGCTATCATAAATCTAAtaaattgtattttttatacaataAAAGAGGAACGAAATAAATTCTTCTATACTTATTTAAATGCCaatcaatataaaataatatcagATATGACTGAAACAGGagtgaaatataaatatgaacaacTAGCCGAACGAACATTTAAAAGAGCTTTAGATTTGGGGATGATTTATTTGAAACCTACcgatattaattttttaaatttggCTAGTAgctacatttattttttatatttcaatttaggatatgaacaaaaagcattgaatatatgtatagaCATATTTGACAAATCATCAAATATATTAGACGAAATTGAAGATAAAGATCATGCACATAAATGTTTAGAAATTTTAAGTAAAATGAGGCATCACATAAAACGTTGgtctaaaaaattaaataaaaatagtatactctttttaacattttgaagtaataatacatatatgtataaatatatatattatttttttccgaGTATGcgaatattttcttatttttttttatttttgggAATACTATAAATTTGTGtaataaaatgtttatatagaCACAAATGCAttccatataaataaataaatatatatatatatatatatatatatatatatataatacatctttgaagcaaataaaaataaattttttaagataattttttttcttttttttttttttttttttggaaaacTCTTAAAAAATGTTTACTCAGTATACAATTCatgtatttaataattattttaattatattatactccagaagtatataataatatataacacaaAAATTTgtagaaaacaaaaaaaataaaatataaataaaatataaaatataaactatattataatatagtcttatatgatataatatatgatgaactaattgtatattatataataaaatacatcatttaataaaaattaaaactgGGTACAAATTTATAGATAGCCATTTGGGCATCTAgccattataaaaaaaaaaaaaaaaaaaaaaaaaatatacacatatatatatatatatatatatatatatatatatatataatattattaacaagtcaggtaaaaataaataataaataacaaaaaatacatatgcacatatatatatacatatatatatatatatatatatatatatatatatatataagtgtgTCCCTTATTTTACAGATATATACTTATTTCATTTATCagtttcatttttatcttctttttcatctttttgtGTTTTGTCCTGTTCCGTTAGATATTTATCTGGATTTACAAAATAAGGTATTTTTCCCTTAATCcaatcatttattattacctTCGAAACGGAGGTAATATCTGGTTCTCCTCCTTTAAGAAGTTTTCCCATTTTTTTGGCTAATATTTCTAGAAACTCTTCTGAATTTTTAAAAGTTAGATCTTCTggtaatttataaattttgagTATATAAGATAGATTTaccattttaaaaatatcgtcaatataaaaatgtggatttgtaattttttcaaGTCTCATGGTGCAtcttaaaattttttctGAATCTTCAATATCATATGGTACAATACCTGGGCAATCaataagatatattttatttgtgaGTTTTATGAATTGCCAATATTTTGTTTGTCCTGGTATACAAGCTGAAATACAtacaacttttttttttaaggaaTTAATAATAGCACTTTTTCCAACATTTGGATATCCTATTAATCCGATAtgaatatgtttttttttttgacttttaaaaaaatctgTATATTGtctgataatattaaataaatcacTTTTTCCAAATggtttattaatattagcATGATAAGCTATGGTTGGATAATCTTTTGAGAGGATTTTTATCCATTTTTCTGCTACAGAAACAGGTATTAAATCAattttgtttaatattaggatcatatgtttatttggtctatctttttttaatgtttctTCTAATTTTTTACATCTTGTACCTATAGGATCACGTGCATCTAATACTTGTAAAAGAATATCTGAACTATCAATaactttatataattctgCCCATATCCTTTTTGATTGtcctatttttaataattgatCTTTactaaattttttttctatttcatttcttttttcaattAACGAATTATCATTTTTGGTTTCATAGGTCGATAAATTTTGTTCTGCACGTTTTGCATATTCTTCTAAAGTCCCAACATTTAGTTTgggtttttttcttttcttttttttactatatatatcatgATATTTTTCAATACGAAGAAAATTTtcgtttttatatttttttgtaactacatttttttcatcttttaatAACTCTACAGGAATTTTAGATCGTTTTATTACAATACTAAATGGATCATGTGTAGTTTCTTCTAATTTATTTCTAAATATTTCTAATTTATTTTGACTTATTGTTCTTGTATTATTAAACCATTTAATACTTGGTTCGATTCTTCTTACTTCATTAATTTTCtggttcattttttttaaatttgcTTTCGTACGATACATTTTTAATCTTTTTAACTTTTctgcttcttttttttcttgccCATTACCTTTATTTATTAAGCGCCCATTTTCCTTAACATTATTAACGCGGTTCTTCGCCACGCTTAGGTTTTTTATCTTCAAGCTCcccttttttatcattttttttttttttttcaaatataatataaatatatatatatgataaaaaaacaagcagcgtatataatataaacacaacttatcaaaatgaaaaataaatgaataaataattaaatatatatatatatatatattatattttaattgtaaatatatttatgtaaaaatacataaaatatatatgataataaatattcatatcattATTCAATAAAGCTTCATTTacatcattttattttataaaaaattaatttttatttttaattcttttctaTAATACTTCAaagtaaaattttttatatcatcacaattaaaaaaatatttatattacaatatattgtGAGTAtacttaaaatatttattatttattttttttttttttaattttactattttttttttttttcttaggAAAAAATTTAACggtattataattattacatatataatattgtatatattatatatatatatatagaatataattatagtatatatattttattaatatatataatatattattatatatgttaaatagtaacatataaaaaacaatctatatagatatattatatatatatatatatatatatatatatatatatatatatattttttacctataatatataaaaaattatataactaTAAAAATCATATCTTTGTAAAggggtatttttttttttttttttttttctgttcttATTTTACAATTCTCTGTATAtggataaaagaaaaaaattattagagtttattataaagaattaagaaagaaaaaaaaaataataataataattataataataattataattattataataataataattattattattatgaataaggTTATaagacaaatatatttttattttttctaaatacCATAttgtttatgtatattatatcctgtccctaatatatattcatttttttttttgtgtccatagaaaaataaataataataatacaaaaaaaaaaaaaaaaaaaaaaaaaaaaaaaaaaaaaatgcactTTTAAAGCACATAACATAGatcatttcctttttttgtttcttatTTGTGTACATgatgaattaaatatatacatatatatatatatatatatatatatatataatatatatataataaaaaaatgaaatgttTCTATTCCTTCCAATTGATGTTGGttaaaaaagtataaattttttatttttgcgTGTACATAATAATGAATCTTCAATAgtactaatatatattataataagcacatcataaaataataaaaaaaaaaaaaaataatttttttcatattctattaatatgtatacttatttattttacttcttttaaaataattctgCAAAATTAATTCGCATGACCcatgaaaaattattttatatatccaaattatatttaaataaatgttattctctatatgaatatatatcatccttctttatatttgtgtgtatacattttttttcttctctcATAAAAACAgcaaaacatataatatatatatatatatatatatatatatacatgtaattattaatatatttctttttttttgttttaagtATATTACCAAACTATAAGATCAAATTTAGTgtctataaaaatatattcttattttataatcGCATTACCACTATGTAACATAGTTATGTAATGTTTATGTgggttaaaaaaaaaaaaaaaaatatattttatatatatatatatatatatatatttatttatttatttatatgtgaatATTTTGCTATCCACATTAATTTCTATTATAAATTAACACatataactttttttattatttgcatTTCTAGtaaatacaaacatatatataatatatatgtatatatattcacataatgataacataatatatatataattaaacaaTATTGTAGTATTTATATCCtttttgaataatatggataaaataaaaataaaaaaagagaagaaGCGATCATTTttgaattaatataaaaattgcatatatttataaacataaCAACGCATATGTgctaacaatataaatatatatatatatatatatatatcattattttttttgttcttttatttaatttttcaccTTGTTACATGCTTCATATTCTTATCTTCCCATGATATGTTGTAATTATTCTTTAATATTGTTGTtacatcatttttttataaattcttATACTTAATACTGTTGTATTTAATGttgatatatttacataagaagttatatgtacatatattttttaaattaaagaaataattaaatattaaaaaaatataaaaggagACACCAATAAtatgtctatatatatatatatatatataccaacTCACATATTATGATacttacatatttatttttgaacATTTTGCaagtacaaaaaaataatatatctataccATAGGGgaacaagaaaaagaaagaaagaaaaaaagaaaaaaaaaaacaaaaaaaaaaaaaaaaaaaaaaaaaaaaaaaaaggtatctATATGTTctacaatttttataaagatttattattaagagttatttattataatatgcatAGAAGACAAagcaaaaatataataagaaagcAACATAGATGAATCAcaccccaaaaaaaaaaaaaaaaaaaaaaaaaaatgcacaTAAATTCTTATTTACAAACGGTTCAAAtgagatatatattttcaattttcttttaaaaagaaaattctataatccaaaaaaaaataaaatataaaatatacacatatattttacatacatattataacacattaagaaaaattatataaaaataacataaatgtttccatatatatatatatatatatatatatattctactattcctttatattataatatttactaaaaaaaaaaaaaataaaataaaataaattattaacaaATAACTAACTCTTagatatatttcatttaagttagctattatatatatatatacacatacatatttgttttcttttttttttttttttttttttgtcctgCACAAGTCATGTAGAattgtaaaattaaaatttcgCTAcctatcaatttttttttttttttttttttattcagaaaatgaataaatcCTATAATAATTTCAAAACAATAACTATTAAAAAGATACATGATcacaacaaaaataaatacaattaTACTTTTAATAGATTTTTAATACCTTTGAACAAATTAAAGCTCacttattataaaatatatcaaaaaaaaacaattaagAATATTAAACAAACTAAGCACATCAAAAAGTGTAAGAATATTCATAagtatgatgaaaaaaataataaaagccAAATAAAGACCAAAAGcataatgaaaaagatacatattaagaaacaaaaaatggGGCAAATAAAAGCAAATACAATAAGAGCAATAAATGTCCAGACGAACAATAAGcccatattaaatatttgtaCAAACATCCCTGTGGTAACGCACGGAATTCTAAAAAACAAATGCGAAgggaaaatgaaaaaagagaatgataatataaaaaaaaaagttcgCATAAACATTTATAGTAGTGAAAATTACACAGATAaatactttttaaaaaataggGTTGACCATGAAAGGTTGATTGTTGAGAATGAGGGAAAGACGCTGGAAGGTTATATAACTAATCTTTGTAGaagtaataattttaaaaagcaCAAAAATGGCGacgaaaataatatagataacgacgaaatgttttatatacataataataataataataataataacacatattataataattatataatgaatatgcATGAAgaatcatattataattatgattcaTCTTATAGTGCACTTGATGTATATATGGAAGAATACAGAGACACTCTAGAAAATTCATCCAATATTGACGACATATCTGATTTACAACCCATTCATTTAGCTAGCAAAGAAGGAAACattgaattaataaaaaactttttaaaagaaggtatatatataaacagtAAAAccaaaataagaaaatttaCGCCATTACATTTATCCGCGTCAAAAGGTGATATAGAATCAGTAAAATTTCTTATCGAAAATAATGCTGATATAAATGCATTATCAAGTGATAATGAAACACCACTTTGGTGTGCTTCTCTATCTAACCATTTTGAcgtatgtaaatattttatagaaaaaggagcattattaaatttaaatgtaGAAAAAAGATATGACTCTCCATTACATGCTGCGTCCATGATGGGTAATTATGAAATagttaaattattaattgaaCACGGTGCTGATATAACTTGTCTAGATTTGAATATGTTAGAACCAGTACATTATGCTTCTTTCGAAGGACATAAAGGTAttgttaaatatttaatattcaaACAAATTGAACAAtcattgaaaaaaaagatgaatgatattgtatatattatgaagaaatataatGTGTATACTCCCAATTTAgaaaaacattattatttgaaatataaatctattttaaaaaagagaattacaagtaaaatattatgttgtGCTATAACATcaggaaattataaaatcGTTAATATCATTTTAAAGAAAGGAGCAGACCCCAATTATTTTGATGTGCGTTTACAATTATTTCCAATACACGCAGCATCCATAACaggtaatattaaaatatttaaaagttTAGTAAAAAAAGGAGCAAACATATTCATGAAAACCATTTGTAACAACTTACCGATTGACCTAACTGAAGATAGGGAAATAAAACAGTTCATATTAAAATGTTcaagaaaaattaatttaaggAATGCTTGGATTATtcgtttaaaaaaaaaaaatagcatAATAGCTCGTTTGCCTTATGATACGTTTTATTATCTGTgcacatttttttaaagataatTGTACGTAGGGGTATAAAAGCTTAAAAATGGGGGTACGTCATAGGGATtcaacaaacaaataaaattaaatcaataaaaaaaaaaaaaaaaaaatacatatatgtatatatatatatatatttatgtgtatgtgtgtgtgtatattttttttttttttctcttttggAGGGCACATAATTAGtaaaaagaagaaacaaTTCTGAACAAACAATGAAATGTAGAAGAAAATACCTGAACAATgcatgtattatttatatagctATATAAGCAAATTACTCATatagtataatataaaaataatgtatatatgtacatataaatatatatatatatatatatatatatatatatatttatttatttatttaatattataaatttttaatttatccaTTTggcaatatatattatttaatttgtgtttgtgtgtatttttttttttttttctcctcattttaatttgtattttctcatgtattttataaaaaaaaaagtatattttaaatatatatgagaatttttttttaattatattaatttatattttatcttaACAATTTGTTGATTTCGTCTACATATTTGTtgcttcctttttttttttttttttttggaaaatataaatatagaagaggaaaaaataaattaaaaataaaacaaaataaaataaaataaaataaaataaaacaaaataaaataaaataaaataaaagacgAAAGCAAGGAAGGAGGGAACAAAACGTATCcaacttatatatttttataaataattaaaatattttaaaaaggtTTGTTTAATTTGTTAGATGATAAGaacaccaaaaaaaaaaaaaaaaataatcaatattattgttcatatttgtattcttttttttttaaatatgtggCAACGTAGATGTCTTGTTTATAGTATGATGACTATGTatggataatatataaatatatatatatataatatacataaatatttatgtgaataataacaa from the Plasmodium falciparum 3D7 genome assembly, chromosome: 14 genome contains:
- a CDS encoding actin-related protein, putative is translated as MKLKNDENVNFLCGGEDISSLVVDLGFYSCKIGHNQEDTPRIFLNSICGEREMNDEYENYMDGSLKNINYKELKYPLNLYNRNENIRIKPLFYKDDNKDDIKLNADVFEKILEYSIEGIEIPKVFECTDDIIMDPIKLGGLNLNFEEHPILLTEFNMHNHKIREQMTEILFEKYNIPALYFAKKAKLTSFSLGRSTSLVIDIGYNSLDINPVYEGYVLQKNSLEYNIGGQYFDKLIYEQLIKDNVNIIPYFVYCNGYDNMHTCFNDNINGSIHNNNHNNIGHNNNIDNINHHGNSNTYQENSLENSVNPFYNIHHSYKEECILDVIRYMKESVCRTRIINDDSKCEEKKNSIQNITNLNEQNNIHISNENNIKDACTKEEFFELPDGYKINIHKYKYDIAEHLFHSIPSLNNFKGLPQSIINCIISTDVDIRKELLQSIVITGGSSLFPGLIERLHNSLKEKECFTQSNKFKILNMTSLVEQKYSSWLGGSILASLGTFQQMWVSKKEYHESGHNIILDRCF
- a CDS encoding 14-3-3 protein, putative, producing MNYDHNNNLIRKKIQVNKIKSPKDFVHFRKAKTVEGNVKIKNHVLFNDTKKNGKEKIKNLSRTYQTIDDRTLNGSKKNKKKKIHYNNLINYPKKTNLPLEVHTYSDEDNIISDKSEKETEEKIKYIKDKILNKYKDLFETYNNIINVLINSNEEIKVELNRETIYNFLKMSYKYADYNYSLACAILLLIDRLNYPDIELNENEKEGLENIFRSYSYHTILSYKYAFKAYHHNDKDTNNNNDHKNNHNNNNNCITFQVKKNICKSIRHKIKNQFLLNSEAIINLINCIFYTIKEERNKFFYTYLNANQYKIISDMTETGVKYKYEQLAERTFKRALDLGMIYLKPTDINFLNLASSYIYFLYFNLGYEQKALNICIDIFDKSSNILDEIEDKDHAHKCLEILSKMRHHIKRWSKKLNKNSILFLTF
- a CDS encoding nucleolar GTP-binding protein 2, putative yields the protein MIKKGSLKIKNLSVAKNRVNNVKENGRLINKGNGQEKKEAEKLKRLKMYRTKANLKKMNQKINEVRRIEPSIKWFNNTRTISQNKLEIFRNKLEETTHDPFSIVIKRSKIPVELLKDEKNVVTKKYKNENFLRIEKYHDIYSKKKKRKKPKLNVGTLEEYAKRAEQNLSTYETKNDNSLIEKRNEIEKKFSKDQLLKIGQSKRIWAELYKVIDSSDILLQVLDARDPIGTRCKKLEETLKKDRPNKHMILILNKIDLIPVSVAEKWIKILSKDYPTIAYHANINKPFGKSDLFNIIRQYTDFFKSQKKKHIHIGLIGYPNVGKSAIINSLKKKVVCISACIPGQTKYWQFIKLTNKIYLIDCPGIVPYDIEDSEKILRCTMRLEKITNPHFYIDDIFKMVNLSYILKIYKLPEDLTFKNSEEFLEILAKKMGKLLKGGEPDITSVSKVIINDWIKGKIPYFVNPDKYLTEQDKTQKDEKEDKNETDK
- a CDS encoding ankyrin-repeat protein, putative, translating into MNKSYNNFKTITIKKIHDHNKNKYNYTFNRFLIPLNKLKLTYYKIYQKKTIKNIKQTKHIKKCKNIHKYDEKNNKSQIKTKSIMKKIHIKKQKMGQIKANTIRAINVQTNNKPILNICTNIPVVTHGILKNKCEGKMKKENDNIKKKVRINIYSSENYTDKYFLKNRVDHERLIVENEGKTLEGYITNLCRSNNFKKHKNGDENNIDNDEMFYIHNNNNNNNNTYYNNYIMNMHEESYYNYDSSYSALDVYMEEYRDTLENSSNIDDISDLQPIHLASKEGNIELIKNFLKEGIYINSKTKIRKFTPLHLSASKGDIESVKFLIENNADINALSSDNETPLWCASLSNHFDVCKYFIEKGALLNLNVEKRYDSPLHAASMMGNYEIVKLLIEHGADITCLDLNMLEPVHYASFEGHKGIVKYLIFKQIEQSLKKKMNDIVYIMKKYNVYTPNLEKHYYLKYKSILKKRITSKILCCAITSGNYKIVNIILKKGADPNYFDVRLQLFPIHAASITGNIKIFKSLVKKGANIFMKTICNNLPIDLTEDREIKQFILKCSRKINLRNAWIIRLKKKNSIIARLPYDTFYYLCTFF